In Maylandia zebra isolate NMK-2024a linkage group LG12, Mzebra_GT3a, whole genome shotgun sequence, a single genomic region encodes these proteins:
- the slc8b1 gene encoding mitochondrial sodium/calcium exchanger protein isoform X2 → MFCGIFLPLFVVLPCGWQLTSGSELLRNESGVRVGMAGRWSENNNNDECDLVMNYSVADRCAFVKKTPDCSMEDGFINYLEVAFCLLPPNLTPLTISFCIIWLFFLFIILGLTASKFFCPNLSAISSSLRLTHNVAGVTFLALGNGAPDIFSAIAAFSHPHTAGLAVGALFGAGIFVTTVVAGSVALVKPFAVASRPFLRDVIFYMVAVFWTFLILYRGTVTLGETLGYLGLYVLYVVIVIISAFIYNRQKYSDNTSVQNVTHVPDFHSSDSSDDDVPCLTGRSIHQEYESEYRPLLPYSESTSQILLSSLNPVDNRRWRRKSWKWKVLKVFKTPLEVLLLLCIPVVDPDKEDRNWRRPLNCLHLITAPLVCVLVFQSGAYGNYMIQGQFPLWLLFLLLGLFVSAIVFCSTSNDCPPRYHSFFALLGFVVSAVLISAAASEVVSLLHMLGVVLRLSNTVLGLTLLAWGNSIGDCFSDITIARQGYPRMAISACFGGIIFNMLFGVGLGCLVQMLQTHADVQVEPEGLLTWILAGSLGLSLVLSFVIVPLCRFHLGRAYGIFLLIFYVIFLIIALLTEFGKIRVT, encoded by the exons tgcgACTTGGTGATGAACTACAGCGTTGCAGACCGCTGTGCATTCGTGAAGAAAACACCAGACTGTTCAATGGAAGATGGCTTCATCAATTACCTTGAAGTGGCCTTCTGTCTGCTGCCTCCCAACCTCACACCACTCACCATCTCTTTCTGT attatatggctcttctttttgtttattattctgGGACTTACTGCCTCTAAGTT CTTCTGTCCCAACCTGTCTGCCATCTCCTCCAGTCTGCGCCTCACCCACAATGTGGCC GGTGTGACATTTCTGGCTCTTGGTAATGGAGCTCCTGACATCTTCAGTGCCATTGCAGCATTTTCCCACCCGCACACAGCGGGGTTGGCTGTCGGAGCCTTATTTG GAGCCGGGATATTTGTTACTACAGTAGTTGCTGGCAGCGTGGCGCTGGTCAAGCCTTTTGCTGTAGCTTCTCGTCCATTTCTGCGCGATGTCATCTTCTACATGGTTGCAGTGTTTTGGACTTTCCTCATATTGTACAGAGGAACTGTGACGCTGGGAGAAACACTGG gGTACCTTGGCCTCTACGTCCTGTACGTCGTGATTGTTATCATCAGTGCGTTCATTTACAACCGGCAAAAGTATTCTGACAACACGAGTGTCCAGAATGTTACACATGTTCCAG ACTTTCATTCGTCTGACTCATCAGATGATGACGTTCCCTGTCTGACAGGCAGGAGTATTCATCAGGAGTATG AGTCAGAGTATCGACCACTTCTGCCCTACTCTGAGTCTACAAGTCAGATCCTGCTGAGCTCTTTGAATCCAGTCGACAACCGTAGGTGGAGGAGGAAATCATGGAAGTGGAAAGTCCTTAAAGTATTCAAG ACTCCTCtggaagtgctgctgctgctctgtatCCCTGTGGTTGACCCTGACAAAGAAGACAGAAACTGGAGACGCCCCCTAAACTGCCTCCACCTGATCACTGCTCCTCTGGTGTGTGTGCTCGTCTTCCAGTCTGGAGCAT ATGGAAATTATATGATCCAAGGGCAGTTTCCCCTCTGGCTGCTGTTTCTCCTGCTGGGACTTTTTGTTTCTGCTATTGTCTTCTGCTCAACCAGCAATGACTGTCCTCCAAGATATCACTCA TTCTTTGCTCTTTTGGGGTTTGTGGTGAGTGCAGTGTTGATCAGTGCGGCGGCCTCTGAAGTAGTCAGTCTTCTGCACATGCTCGGGGTTGTGCTGCGTCTGAGCAACACTGTGCTGGGATTGACTCTGTTGGCCTGGGGAAACAGCATTGGAG ACTGCTTTTCTGACATCACCATCGCTCGGCAGGGTTACCCACGGATGGCTATATCTGCCTGCTTTGGAGGCATCATTTTCA ACATGTTGTTTGGAGTGGGTTTAGGATGTCTGGTGCAAATGCTCCAAACACATGCCGACGTGCAG GTTGAACCAGAAGGTTTGCTGACATGGATTCTTGCAGGATCTCTGGGTTTGTCTTTGGTCCTGTCCTTTGTCATCGTTCCACTGTGCCGCTTCCACTTGGGTCGGGCCTATGGCATCTTTCTCCTCATTTTCTATGTCATCTTCCTTATCATTGCACTTCTTACAGAGTTTGGCAAGATTCGTGTTACGTAG
- the slc8b1 gene encoding mitochondrial sodium/calcium exchanger protein isoform X1 — translation MFCGIFLPLFVVLPCGWQLTSGSELLRNESGVRVGMAGRWSENNNNDECDLVMNYSVADRCAFVKKTPDCSMEDGFINYLEVAFCLLPPNLTPLTISFCIIWLFFLFIILGLTASKFFCPNLSAISSSLRLTHNVAGVTFLALGNGAPDIFSAIAAFSHPHTAGLAVGALFGAGIFVTTVVAGSVALVKPFAVASRPFLRDVIFYMVAVFWTFLILYRGTVTLGETLGYLGLYVLYVVIVIISAFIYNRQKYSDNTSVQNVTHVPADFHSSDSSDDDVPCLTGRSIHQEYESEYRPLLPYSESTSQILLSSLNPVDNRRWRRKSWKWKVLKVFKTPLEVLLLLCIPVVDPDKEDRNWRRPLNCLHLITAPLVCVLVFQSGAYGNYMIQGQFPLWLLFLLLGLFVSAIVFCSTSNDCPPRYHSFFALLGFVVSAVLISAAASEVVSLLHMLGVVLRLSNTVLGLTLLAWGNSIGDCFSDITIARQGYPRMAISACFGGIIFNMLFGVGLGCLVQMLQTHADVQVEPEGLLTWILAGSLGLSLVLSFVIVPLCRFHLGRAYGIFLLIFYVIFLIIALLTEFGKIRVT, via the exons tgcgACTTGGTGATGAACTACAGCGTTGCAGACCGCTGTGCATTCGTGAAGAAAACACCAGACTGTTCAATGGAAGATGGCTTCATCAATTACCTTGAAGTGGCCTTCTGTCTGCTGCCTCCCAACCTCACACCACTCACCATCTCTTTCTGT attatatggctcttctttttgtttattattctgGGACTTACTGCCTCTAAGTT CTTCTGTCCCAACCTGTCTGCCATCTCCTCCAGTCTGCGCCTCACCCACAATGTGGCC GGTGTGACATTTCTGGCTCTTGGTAATGGAGCTCCTGACATCTTCAGTGCCATTGCAGCATTTTCCCACCCGCACACAGCGGGGTTGGCTGTCGGAGCCTTATTTG GAGCCGGGATATTTGTTACTACAGTAGTTGCTGGCAGCGTGGCGCTGGTCAAGCCTTTTGCTGTAGCTTCTCGTCCATTTCTGCGCGATGTCATCTTCTACATGGTTGCAGTGTTTTGGACTTTCCTCATATTGTACAGAGGAACTGTGACGCTGGGAGAAACACTGG gGTACCTTGGCCTCTACGTCCTGTACGTCGTGATTGTTATCATCAGTGCGTTCATTTACAACCGGCAAAAGTATTCTGACAACACGAGTGTCCAGAATGTTACACATGTTCCAG cAGACTTTCATTCGTCTGACTCATCAGATGATGACGTTCCCTGTCTGACAGGCAGGAGTATTCATCAGGAGTATG AGTCAGAGTATCGACCACTTCTGCCCTACTCTGAGTCTACAAGTCAGATCCTGCTGAGCTCTTTGAATCCAGTCGACAACCGTAGGTGGAGGAGGAAATCATGGAAGTGGAAAGTCCTTAAAGTATTCAAG ACTCCTCtggaagtgctgctgctgctctgtatCCCTGTGGTTGACCCTGACAAAGAAGACAGAAACTGGAGACGCCCCCTAAACTGCCTCCACCTGATCACTGCTCCTCTGGTGTGTGTGCTCGTCTTCCAGTCTGGAGCAT ATGGAAATTATATGATCCAAGGGCAGTTTCCCCTCTGGCTGCTGTTTCTCCTGCTGGGACTTTTTGTTTCTGCTATTGTCTTCTGCTCAACCAGCAATGACTGTCCTCCAAGATATCACTCA TTCTTTGCTCTTTTGGGGTTTGTGGTGAGTGCAGTGTTGATCAGTGCGGCGGCCTCTGAAGTAGTCAGTCTTCTGCACATGCTCGGGGTTGTGCTGCGTCTGAGCAACACTGTGCTGGGATTGACTCTGTTGGCCTGGGGAAACAGCATTGGAG ACTGCTTTTCTGACATCACCATCGCTCGGCAGGGTTACCCACGGATGGCTATATCTGCCTGCTTTGGAGGCATCATTTTCA ACATGTTGTTTGGAGTGGGTTTAGGATGTCTGGTGCAAATGCTCCAAACACATGCCGACGTGCAG GTTGAACCAGAAGGTTTGCTGACATGGATTCTTGCAGGATCTCTGGGTTTGTCTTTGGTCCTGTCCTTTGTCATCGTTCCACTGTGCCGCTTCCACTTGGGTCGGGCCTATGGCATCTTTCTCCTCATTTTCTATGTCATCTTCCTTATCATTGCACTTCTTACAGAGTTTGGCAAGATTCGTGTTACGTAG